TGCAGCAGAAACCGAAACTTTAGACTGGTTATTATCCGTTGCAGTAGAGGAAGAGTTTGCAGCTGAGGAAATTATTCTCAGTGATCAATATTGGGGAAACGCTGTTTACTTTATTATTTCGGGTTGGGTGAAAGCAAGACGCTGGTATAACGACACACCGATTACTTTATCAATTCAAGGACGAGGGGATTTTTTTGGGGAAAGTGCTGTTTTAGATGAACCCCCACGGGCGACAGAAATGGTTACTTTAAGTGAAACTAAAGTAATGAGTATTTCCGCCCAACGTTTTATCCAAACCCTTTTCCAAGATCCTCAACTTCATCATAAACTTTTACAAATTACAGTTCGTCGCCTCAAACAAACTGATATTCGCTTACAGTTACGTCATTATCCTTCTACAGTGAAGTTAGCTTATACCTTAGTTTATTTAGCCGAGAATTATGGTAAGCCCACTGAAGATGGAATGGAGGTTTTACTTTTTCCTGAACAAGATATTGCTGACATTGCTGATCTAGACTTAGAACAAACCCAAAAATATATGACTAAATTTCAAGATAAAGGTTGGCTAGAAATCAATAAATATGAGCACACTTTATCGATTAACAACTTTCGACAATTAAGTCACTTAGCTGGAGGCAATTTTTAAGCAGTTACTAGTAGAACAGATCAAAAATCATATAACAAATAATCAACCATGACTGAAGCAACTATTACCCGCACCCCTGTAACTGAAAAAACACAACCACAATTATCCTACGAAGTTTCCTTACCAGAACCGCAAACTCATCTATATGAAGTTAAATTAAATATTGAAAACTGGCAAAGTAACATCCTTGATATCCAATTCCCAGTTTGGACACCTGGTTCTTATTTAGTTCGAGAATATGCTCGCCATATTCAACAATTAACAGCTTATAATTCTGATAACCAAAAGCCTCTTGCTCTGGAGAAACAAAGTAAAAATCATTGGCAAGTTGAAACTAAGAATGCAAAAAATATTACCATCAGTTATAAAGTTTACGCCAATGAATTAACCGTCAGAACAAATCATTTAGATTCTACTCACGGCTATTTTAATGGAGCGGCCCTTTTCTTTTATATTCCGAGCTTAGAAGAGCAACCTCTAACTCTTAAAATTATTCCCCCTACTCCAGAGTGGAAAATTACTACCCCTTTAACAGCAGTCCAAGGAGAAAAAAATACCTTTTTTGCCCCGAATTTTGACACGTTAGTCGATAGCCCCTTTGAAATAGGCACTCATGATCTTTATGATTTTCAAGTGCTAGGAAAGTCGCATCAATTAGCAATTTGGGGAAGAGGAAACGCAAGCGCTGAAACAATTATTGAAGATATCAAGAAAATTGTTGCCACCGAAGCCGATATTTATAAAGAACTGCCCTACGATCACTACATCTTTTTATTGCATCAAGCCGCCAGTGGCTTCGGAGGATTAGAGCATAAAAATTGCTGTTCCTTAATTTATCCTCGATTTGGATTTCGTGCTTCCGATAAATATAATCGCTTCATGCAACTGGTTGCCCATGAATTTTTCCATCTTTGGAATGTGAAACGGATTCGCCCGCAAGCCTTAGAAAACTTTGATTATAGCCAAGAAAATTATACCACTGCCCTTTGGTTTGCAGAAGGAACGACTAGTTATTATGATGCATTAATTCCAATGCGTGCAGGAATTTATGATGCCAGAACTTGTCTTGATAATTTAGGGAAAGATATTTCTCGATTTTTAACCACTCCAGGGCGAAAAGTACAACCCTTAGCGGAATCCAGTTTTGATGCTTGGATTAAATTATATCGTCGCGATGCCAATAGTGATAATAACCAAATTTCTTATTACCTAAAAGGGGAATTAGTCTCGCTCTTACTTGACTTATTAATTCGCACTAAACATAATAATCAGCGTTCCATGGATGATGTGATGCGATCGCTGTGGGAAAAATTTGGCAAACCTGAAATTGGCTATACCGAAGCCCAATTAAAATCAGTTTTAGAAGCCGTTGCTGAAACCGACTTAACCGACTTTCTCAATACTTATCTCCATACCACTACCGAACTGCCCTTAGCCGACTATTTACAACCCTTTGGCTTACAAATTACACCCACCAAGGATACTACCCCTTACTTAGGAATGAGAGTGGCGCAGGAAAATGGCGCAACCATGATTAAATTTGTAGATGCGGAATCTCCTGCCGGTATTATGGGGATTGATGCAGGAGATGAATTATTAGCCATTGATGGAATTCGGGTTAATGCCGATCAACTCAGCGATCGCTTAAAAGACTATCAAGGAGGAGACACAATTACTGTTACCATTTTTCATCAAGATGAGCTACTTACCTGTACTGTTACTCTTGCCTCGCCACAACCTAAGGAGTATCAAATCACTAGTATTGAAGAACCCTCCAAAGAACAAAAAGAACTTCTATTTGGTTGGTTAGGAGTCGCTACCGTTTAAAACCCATATCAGTTGAGGATTCCTGATTAGTTATTGTTCATTCATGATTCATGCAAGGTTAAGATGGTCTAAGCGAGCCATCAGATGAGGAAAAATTGTGTTACTTTGCAAAGGCTTTGAAGTGGAAATGTACACCGGAAGACCAGACGGAACTATTATTGGTCTTTCGGATCGAATTGTAAGGGATTTACAGGGATTTGTCCGTGAACCTGATAGTCGTAACGTAGAATATACTACAGCCCCCTTATGTTGTTATGATCGCCTATTATGTGCGTTAGTTCGTCCTCGCGTACAACTGCGCCAATACTTAAAACAACAGGGGGATTATACCTTAATTCCTGGCAGTACACTTTCCCTTGGCGGGAGTGAAAACTTTTATCGTTCTGATCCCCAAAATCCCTATCATGAGTATATTGAAAATACTTATGGGACAAAAGTAGTCACGGCCAGTATTCATATTAATATTGGCTTTGAAGACACAGAAAAACTAATGCAGGCGTGTCGCCTCCTCCGTTTAGAAGCTCCCTTATATTTAGCTTTAAGTGCTTCTTCTCCTTTCATTGATGGCAAAGCTACAGGCTATCATTCTACACGCTGGGCAGTTTTCCCCCAAACCCCTTCCTATGTTCCCCTATTTGAAGATCATGATCATCATATTTATTGGGTGAATGAGCAGCTGAATCAAGGGACAATGCAGAATGTGCGTCATCTCTGGTTATCAGTGCGCCCAAATGGGGATCATCGCCCTTATAACTTGAATCGCTTAGAATTACGGATTTGTGACTTAATTGTAGATCCGATCGCGCTGTTAGCAGTTACCGCCCTTTTAGAAGCCCGTCTCACCCAAATGTTGCTAACCCCTGATCTGGATCCCCTTCAGCAAAGTCAGTTACCAGCCCATAGCCGTGCTGATGATCTCGTCGCGATTTCTTACGAAAATGAACAAGCAGTAGCAAGAAAAAGCCTAGCAGCCGAAGTGCGACACTGGCAAGATGGACGACCAATTATTGTAGAAGACTGGATTCAAGATATCTATAATCAGGTGTATCCTATTGCTAAAGCAAAAGGGTTTAGTTGTTTTCTTTCTCCCGTACAGAAAATTTTACGGGAAGGAAATACAGCCCAGAAATGGCTCAACCAGTATGAAAAAGGGATTACTCCCCAGCAAATTCTGCAGCAAGGGATTGAAATTACTCGGCTACAAGAAGCAGAATTAGAAGATAAACTTTGTCAAGTCATAGCTGCCTAATGTTAGAAAATTTAGACCTCTCCCTCTCCTTAAAAAAAGATGACTATAAGGAGCAGATGAATGATTTAATGTATGAACTGCGATCGCTGCATCAGCAATGTTGGAACAAAAATCTCACTTTGATTATTGTCTTAGAAGGTTGGGCAGCGGCTGGGAAAGGAAAAATGGTGAAAAAACTTGCCACCTGCATGGATCCTCGTGGCTTTATTCTTCATCCTGTTGTTGCCCCTACCCCTTACGAACAACAATATCCTTTCCTATGGCGATTTTGGCAAGGACTGCCAGCAAAAGGGAATGTAGCAACCTTTTATCACAGTTGGTACACCCATGTTTTAGAAGATCGTCTCTTAAACAAAGTACAACCCAAAGCTGTTCCCTCTCGCATACAGGCTATTAACAGCTTTGAACGCCAATTAGCCCAAGATGGGATCGGGATTGCTAAATTTTGGGTTCATCTCTCTCAAGAGGAACTTCAAAAGCGACTAAAAAAATATGCTCAAGATCCCCTTGATTCCTGGCGGGTTAGGCAAGAAGATTGGCAACAACATAAGTATTACGAAGAATACAGTACCCTTGCTGAAGAAATGCTCACTCAAACCAGCACGGGAATTGTTCCTTGGACATTAATTCCTGGGGATAATAAGCGCTGGGCAAGAGTGCAATTATTAAGTCATGTTGCTTCGAGATTACGGGAACTTCTAGAACGTCCATCAAAAAATATTTCTCCTGTTACGAGTTTAGACAATCCTCCTCCAGAAATTGGTGGTTTTAATGCTCTCTCCCAAGTTGATTTAAGTCAAAGTTTATCCAAAAAATCCTATAAAAAACAACTAAAACAACAACAGATTAAACTGCGAAAATTACAGCGCAGTATTTATGAACAAAATGTCCCTGTTTTAGCCATGTTTGAAGGTTGGGATGCTGCCGGGAAAGGAGGCGCAATTAAACGTCTCACAGATGTGTTAGATCCCCGTAGTTATCAAGTACATCCCTTTGCTGCCCCGACTGATGAAGAAAAAGCCCATCATTACCTGTGGCGATTCTGGCGGAAACTTCCTCCAGCAGGAAAAATTGGCATTTTTGATCGCAGTTGGTATGGACGAGTTTTAGTGGAACGAGTAGAAGGGTTTGCCAGTGAGATAGAATGGCAACGCGCCTATCAAGAAATCAATGAATTTGAAGCGCAATTAATTAATCGCGGTTATGTTCTACTTAAATTTTGGATTCATATTGATCCTGATGAACAATTGAAACGGTTTCAACAGCGACAAGAAGATCCATTTAAGCAACATAAAATTACCGAAGAAGACTGGCGTAATCGGGCAAAATGGGATGATTATGAGTTAGCGGTGAATCAAATGGTGGAACGCACCAACACCGCGATCGCGCCCTGGACGATTGTTCCAGCCAATGATAAATACTATGCCCGAGTTAAAGTTATTGAAACCCTGACACAAGCTATTGAAAATAAACTGATTTCTTAAATGAGGAGATTACTTCTTGCCCAGACGAGATAGAAAGGTTTTTAACTTGTACTATTTCGCATGTTGCTACGTAGTTCACATTAAAATAGAAGTCGTAGCCCTAACTCATCAATTATGGTAGCCAAACGACTCAACTTTAATGCGAACTGGCGTTGGTTAATTCCTCCCCTCATCATAGCGATCCTGCTTTTAGTTTTTTCGGGAACGCTGGTTCACCTCACCACAGAGAATTGGTGGTTTAGCGCGATCGGGTTTTCGGAAGTCTTTTGGACACTTCTCACTTGGCGCAGCATCACTTGGGTGGGAACTTTTGTCATTTTTGCCCTCTTTTTGAGCTTAAATTACTGGTTTGCCATGCGAGTGACTCGTTACTCCACCATTCGGATGCTAGACCAGAGTAACTTTTCATTTTACGCCGATCGCGCTCCTAAATACATTGCCCCTATTCTCATCTTTTTTATCTCCCTTGCCGCTGCCGGAACCAGTATGACGGCTTGGGATACCCTACTCAGGTTTCTCAATGCAACGGAGTTTAATCAAAGTGATCCCATTTACGGAAGAGATCTTAGCTTCTACGTCTTTGAACTTCCCTTTTACCAAGGGCTACAAGGTTGGCTATTTGGGCTTCTCCTAATGGGATTATTCATTGCAGGAGTCGTTTATGTGATCAAAGGAAGCATTAGTTTTGCTCGTGGCTGGCAAAATTTGATCGAGGGAGAGGCAAAAGCCCATCTTTGCTTACTCCTAGCAGGATTAGCTTTTCTCATTGCCTTTCAGTTTTGGCTACAACGTTATGATTTACTCTTTTCTAGAGAAGGAGTGGTAACAGGGGCTGGTTTTACCGATGTTCATGCCCGTTTGACTGGTTTAACAGCGATGGGCTTTATGGGATTAGGCCTTGGGGTAATATTTATCGCCTCAGCAACGAGAAATACCCTAATTCTGCCCTTAACTGGGATTGGCTTATATCTGGGAGTTTATATTCTGCTCTATCAAGTTTATCCCAGTGTGCAACAACAGGTTACCGTTGATCCCAATGAACTGGCTAGAGAAAGAGAATACATTGAGCATAATATAGACTTTACTCGCCAAGGCTACAATTTAAGTGATGTGGGACGCGAGGATTTTCCCCCACAAGGAAGGCTCGATCGCGCTGATATTGCTGCCAATCAAGAAACCATCCGTAATATTCGACTTTGGGATTATCGCCCTATACTCAGCACCTACCGCCAACTTCAAGAAATTCGCCCCTACTATAGTTTTCTTGATGTGGATGTAGATCGCTACACCATTGATGACAACTATCGCCAGGTCATGTTATCGTCACGGGAATTGCCTCGTGCGCCTCAACAGCGTTGGATTAGCGAACGGCTGAAATATACCCATGGTTTCGGGTTAGTGATGAGTCCTGTTAATCAAGCCACCTCAGAAGGGTTACCCTCCTTAATTATCCGTGATATTCCGCCTGTTTCCAATGTTGATTTAGACGTAGAACAACCAAGAGTTTATTATGGCGAAGCGACCAATAATTATATTTTTACGGGGATGGTAGAAGATGAATTTGACTATCCTTTAGGGAATGAAAATGCGGCAAATCGTTATGATGGCGCAGGCGGTGTTCCCATTAATTCCCTTTGGCGACGGTTACTGTATTCTTATAACTTAGGCAGTTTCCGAGTTTTAATTTCTGAGCAATTTACCTCTGAATCTCGCATTCATTATCATCGTAATATTCGAGAGCGGATTCATCATGTGGCCCCATTTTTGCGCCTTGATAGTGATCCCTATGTCAGCTTAGTTGATGGTCGTCTCAAGTGGATTGTTGAAGGTTATACCATTAGCAATAATTATCCCTATTCAGAACCAGTCACTGCCATTACCGACGCTGGACAAATTTTAGGCGGTGGAAGTAACGAAATTTTAGAGGGAGGATTTAATTATGTTCGTAATTCCGTCAAAGCAGTCGTTGATGCTTATGATGGAAGCATGGAATTGGTCGTGGTTGATGAAGCTGATCCGATTATCCAAACTTATGAGAAAATTTTCCCTAATTTATTTACTTCTATAGAAGACGTTTCTCCTGAATTACAGTCTCATTTCCGTTATCCCTTGGACTTATTTAATATCCAAGCCCAGATGTATCTGGAATATCACATGACCAGTCCCGAAGTCTTTTATAATCAGGAAGATTTATGGCGGTTTGCTTTAGAAAATTATGAAGGGAGTCAGCAACTGGTTGAACCCTACTACACGATTATGCGCTTACCTGGGGAAGAAACAGAGGAATTTGTGTTGATTTTACCCTTTACTCCTGTAGAGCGAGATAATATGATTGCTTGGATGGCAGCGCGATCGGACGGGGAAAATTACGGCAAATTATTACTCTATGAATTTCCAAAACAATCGCTAACTTATGGGCCGCGTCAAATTGAAGCCAGAATTGATCAAAATACTGAAATTTCCCAACAATTAAGTCTTTGGGATCAGCAGGGTTCAAGAGTCATTCGTGGCAATTTATTAGTAATTCCCATTGAAGAGTCTCTGCTCTATGTAGAACCAATTTATTTACGAGCCGATCAAGGAGAATTACCGCAATTAAGACGAGTGGTTGTTTCTCATGGGGATGACTTAGTGATGCGAGAGAGTATTGAAGAAGCAGTAACTGCCATTTTTGGGGAAGAATCTCCTGATCCCATTGAGGAAGAAGATCCTGAAGAAGAACCCCTAGATGAGCCTTTAGAACAGCCTCAAGCAGAAGTGGACATTTCTCAAGACTTAGTGAGACGCGCCCGAGAAGTCTATCAAGAAGCGCAAGAGGCAGCTCAAGCAGGTAATTGGGGAGAATATGGCGAAAAAATTGAAGAATTAGAGGGAATTTTAGAAGATTTAAATCAGGAGTCGAATAATGATTAGTCAACCTTTAGAGCAAAAAAAATACACCGCCCAAGAATATCTAGATTGGGAAGTTACTGCCCAACAACGTCATGAATTTATCAATGGAGACATTATCCCGATGGCAGGAGGAACGCCCAATCATAGTAAAATCATTCTTAACTTTGGTTCAGTTACCAACTTTGCCTTAAAAAGCAAAAATTATGATGTCTTTGTTTCTGATCTAAGACTTCATATCCCAGAAAAGAATATCTATACTTACCCCGATATTATGATTGTAGAAGGAGAATTAGAACTACAGTCAGGGCGTAAAGATACGATTCTTAATCCTTGTTTAATTGCAGAAGTTTTATCCAATTCCACTCAGGGTTATGATAAAGACGAAAAATTCCAAGCCTATCGCACCATTCCCAGTTTCCGAGAATATATCTTAATTGATCAGTATTCTCCTCACATTGAACATTATCGCAAAACTAATACCAATCAATGGTTATTTACTGAGTATCAGGGATTAAGTTCAATTCTTGCTTTGGGCATAGGGGAAATTACAATTCCTTTAAGTGATATTTACGACAAAGTCAATTTTGAAAGTGAATAAAATTAGTGAATTTCTCCTGTTGGTAGTGGGCAAATTAAAACTTGAGTCTTAATTTGATCCATCATCAAATCTCAACGAACTAAGAAACGGCAAAAAGTAATAAGGATCCAACTAAAGAAGCTCCGATCGCGTAGTAAGCAGTAGGAAAGAGCAACTTCCGAATTAAAATCCCTTCTCGACCAACCATCGCTACAGTAGCAGCTGCTGCCACTACATTAGACACACAAATCATATTACCAGCAGAAGCCCCTACCGTTTGCAAGCCAAGGATTACCTCAGGCGGTAAATTAGTTTGCGTGGCGACTCCAAATTGAAACAAGGAAAACATCAGATTACTGACAGTCACACTTCCCGCGATAAATGCACCAATTAAGCCCACAAAAGACGCTA
This window of the Euhalothece natronophila Z-M001 genome carries:
- a CDS encoding Crp/Fnr family transcriptional regulator — its product is MESGAVSDIFPLLSAAETETLDWLLSVAVEEEFAAEEIILSDQYWGNAVYFIISGWVKARRWYNDTPITLSIQGRGDFFGESAVLDEPPRATEMVTLSETKVMSISAQRFIQTLFQDPQLHHKLLQITVRRLKQTDIRLQLRHYPSTVKLAYTLVYLAENYGKPTEDGMEVLLFPEQDIADIADLDLEQTQKYMTKFQDKGWLEINKYEHTLSINNFRQLSHLAGGNF
- a CDS encoding M61 family metallopeptidase is translated as MTEATITRTPVTEKTQPQLSYEVSLPEPQTHLYEVKLNIENWQSNILDIQFPVWTPGSYLVREYARHIQQLTAYNSDNQKPLALEKQSKNHWQVETKNAKNITISYKVYANELTVRTNHLDSTHGYFNGAALFFYIPSLEEQPLTLKIIPPTPEWKITTPLTAVQGEKNTFFAPNFDTLVDSPFEIGTHDLYDFQVLGKSHQLAIWGRGNASAETIIEDIKKIVATEADIYKELPYDHYIFLLHQAASGFGGLEHKNCCSLIYPRFGFRASDKYNRFMQLVAHEFFHLWNVKRIRPQALENFDYSQENYTTALWFAEGTTSYYDALIPMRAGIYDARTCLDNLGKDISRFLTTPGRKVQPLAESSFDAWIKLYRRDANSDNNQISYYLKGELVSLLLDLLIRTKHNNQRSMDDVMRSLWEKFGKPEIGYTEAQLKSVLEAVAETDLTDFLNTYLHTTTELPLADYLQPFGLQITPTKDTTPYLGMRVAQENGATMIKFVDAESPAGIMGIDAGDELLAIDGIRVNADQLSDRLKDYQGGDTITVTIFHQDELLTCTVTLASPQPKEYQITSIEEPSKEQKELLFGWLGVATV
- the gshA gene encoding glutamate--cysteine ligase, with the protein product MLLCKGFEVEMYTGRPDGTIIGLSDRIVRDLQGFVREPDSRNVEYTTAPLCCYDRLLCALVRPRVQLRQYLKQQGDYTLIPGSTLSLGGSENFYRSDPQNPYHEYIENTYGTKVVTASIHINIGFEDTEKLMQACRLLRLEAPLYLALSASSPFIDGKATGYHSTRWAVFPQTPSYVPLFEDHDHHIYWVNEQLNQGTMQNVRHLWLSVRPNGDHRPYNLNRLELRICDLIVDPIALLAVTALLEARLTQMLLTPDLDPLQQSQLPAHSRADDLVAISYENEQAVARKSLAAEVRHWQDGRPIIVEDWIQDIYNQVYPIAKAKGFSCFLSPVQKILREGNTAQKWLNQYEKGITPQQILQQGIEITRLQEAELEDKLCQVIAA
- the pap gene encoding polyphosphate:AMP phosphotransferase, giving the protein MLENLDLSLSLKKDDYKEQMNDLMYELRSLHQQCWNKNLTLIIVLEGWAAAGKGKMVKKLATCMDPRGFILHPVVAPTPYEQQYPFLWRFWQGLPAKGNVATFYHSWYTHVLEDRLLNKVQPKAVPSRIQAINSFERQLAQDGIGIAKFWVHLSQEELQKRLKKYAQDPLDSWRVRQEDWQQHKYYEEYSTLAEEMLTQTSTGIVPWTLIPGDNKRWARVQLLSHVASRLRELLERPSKNISPVTSLDNPPPEIGGFNALSQVDLSQSLSKKSYKKQLKQQQIKLRKLQRSIYEQNVPVLAMFEGWDAAGKGGAIKRLTDVLDPRSYQVHPFAAPTDEEKAHHYLWRFWRKLPPAGKIGIFDRSWYGRVLVERVEGFASEIEWQRAYQEINEFEAQLINRGYVLLKFWIHIDPDEQLKRFQQRQEDPFKQHKITEEDWRNRAKWDDYELAVNQMVERTNTAIAPWTIVPANDKYYARVKVIETLTQAIENKLIS
- a CDS encoding UPF0182 family membrane protein, which translates into the protein MVAKRLNFNANWRWLIPPLIIAILLLVFSGTLVHLTTENWWFSAIGFSEVFWTLLTWRSITWVGTFVIFALFLSLNYWFAMRVTRYSTIRMLDQSNFSFYADRAPKYIAPILIFFISLAAAGTSMTAWDTLLRFLNATEFNQSDPIYGRDLSFYVFELPFYQGLQGWLFGLLLMGLFIAGVVYVIKGSISFARGWQNLIEGEAKAHLCLLLAGLAFLIAFQFWLQRYDLLFSREGVVTGAGFTDVHARLTGLTAMGFMGLGLGVIFIASATRNTLILPLTGIGLYLGVYILLYQVYPSVQQQVTVDPNELAREREYIEHNIDFTRQGYNLSDVGREDFPPQGRLDRADIAANQETIRNIRLWDYRPILSTYRQLQEIRPYYSFLDVDVDRYTIDDNYRQVMLSSRELPRAPQQRWISERLKYTHGFGLVMSPVNQATSEGLPSLIIRDIPPVSNVDLDVEQPRVYYGEATNNYIFTGMVEDEFDYPLGNENAANRYDGAGGVPINSLWRRLLYSYNLGSFRVLISEQFTSESRIHYHRNIRERIHHVAPFLRLDSDPYVSLVDGRLKWIVEGYTISNNYPYSEPVTAITDAGQILGGGSNEILEGGFNYVRNSVKAVVDAYDGSMELVVVDEADPIIQTYEKIFPNLFTSIEDVSPELQSHFRYPLDLFNIQAQMYLEYHMTSPEVFYNQEDLWRFALENYEGSQQLVEPYYTIMRLPGEETEEFVLILPFTPVERDNMIAWMAARSDGENYGKLLLYEFPKQSLTYGPRQIEARIDQNTEISQQLSLWDQQGSRVIRGNLLVIPIEESLLYVEPIYLRADQGELPQLRRVVVSHGDDLVMRESIEEAVTAIFGEESPDPIEEEDPEEEPLDEPLEQPQAEVDISQDLVRRAREVYQEAQEAAQAGNWGEYGEKIEELEGILEDLNQESNND
- a CDS encoding Uma2 family endonuclease codes for the protein MISQPLEQKKYTAQEYLDWEVTAQQRHEFINGDIIPMAGGTPNHSKIILNFGSVTNFALKSKNYDVFVSDLRLHIPEKNIYTYPDIMIVEGELELQSGRKDTILNPCLIAEVLSNSTQGYDKDEKFQAYRTIPSFREYILIDQYSPHIEHYRKTNTNQWLFTEYQGLSSILALGIGEITIPLSDIYDKVNFESE